Genomic window (Armatimonadota bacterium):
GGTGCATGAGGGGAAGCTTTCACATCACTATCGAGGCAATGCCACCGACATTGAATGGATTGCCAAGTTGCGAGGAGAGCTCATATGAAGGAGCGATTGCTTTCAATCACGGGAAGAATTCTCCGGAGAGCAATCCTTGCCCTGATGTCGGGGACACTCACTTGGGGCTTCGCATACGCCCTATACTTGTCAACCTCTAGATCTGGATACTACCGAACTGACCTCCAGAGTGTTCTAGCAGCCTTCAGGCATGACTTCATGCTGTGTAGAACCTCAATCTGGCCTGACGTCCTTGCCACCGCTACACGGTCGATGGCCGTTGCCTTTGCGTCCCTTTGCTCTGCTCTTTTGCTCGGGCGCGCCTTCTCCGCTATCCAAACCGATGGCCCCTCCAGACTATTCGGATATCAGGTTGAGTCACTTCTCGAAACCTGGAGGGCTATTCCCGTAACCATGCTCTTTGTCCTGCTTGCATTCAGCATTCAACTTGGAAGTGAGTGGACATACATTTTGATCCCTGTTCCAGTCACGACCGCCATATTGACTTCCGCAATCATGATTGCCCAGAAGTCTCGCTCCTCCGCTCGGCAGCACTTCTACTATTTGACGTTTCGTAAACAAGAGTTTCTTTGGCTCACCATTCCAGAAATCTATTTGTCAATCCGTTCCGATTTGCGCCAGACCCTACTTTACTCCGTTCTTATGGTAGTCGTACTGGAGTACATTCAGCAGCCACTATCCGGACGTGGAATTGGCGCGCATTACTACCAACTTTTCGCAACGCCACCGGCTCCGCAACTTCTCTTCGCCATGGCTTTGCCACCGTTGTTAGTAGTGTCCGTTGTCGGCGCAATCGTAGTTTCCTTCTTCGACTTAGGGATGGAGTCCTCTTGAACGACACTCGTCTCGGCATCGCGTTTGACTTCGATGGAACCCTTGTTGACACCGAGGTTGCCGAAGTAGATGCGTGGAAGACTGTGGAGGAGATTTACCATGCTATCGGCGTGGCCGAGACTGTCCGAGAAGCAATTGTTTTCGGTCCGCAACATCATGCTCCCGAACTGGCCTTAGAGGTAGCGATTCGCTCTGGACAACCTCATCACGTAGTCTACGATACATACCGGAGGGCGCTGTACAACCACCCCATCGTCTCTGAGAAGAGAGTTCGCCCGGTCGCAATTGACTTGCTTCAGGCGTGCATTCGCAAGAACTCAAGCAGAGTATTGTGCAGTGGCGCTCCATACGGTTGGATCGGGCCCTTTCTGCGGGATCTGAATTTGCGCGAAATGTTCGACGAGGTTATTACTCGAGACACCTGGCCACCGAACTACGGAAAGGCGGACATATACGCGGATCTCAAGAGCCGGCTCCAAAAGTCTGGGTGCACCCTGTTTCTCGCATTTGAGGACTCTCCAAGAGGCATTTCGGATGCTTTTGAAGGAGGATGGACACCCATCCACCTCCCAAACGGATTAATCACCGAAGCGGATCTACGGCGCATAACCGTTCCAATTGGCGTCCTTGAGAATGGCCTAGGCTACACAACGTCAGAGCTGGGTGTAACGCTCAGCAACTGAAGGTTTTCGGTTCATTGCCGAAGCTCGCAATCGCCACAGACACTTGGGACGAGATCCAATCATCCTGATAGGGGGAGGCTTATGCCAGTATGGGAACTTTGCAGCGAGGCCAACGCGTTCGGCACATTGGAGATCAGTCTCTTGAGGTACGGGCCGCGAGCGGATCGGAACTCCAGCGTCTCGCTGGTCAGGATCACTTCAAGACCCAAGTCAACCAATTCGAATGAAATATCCAGACCATGGTTGTGCCTAACCGTGTCTCTCAGCGGCGAAGCCTCAAGCCGCTTGAGAGTGGTGTTGAGATCGTGCTTGGTTGGCAAGTGGACGACGATTGTGTCCAAATAGCCCTCGAACAATGCCAGAAACCCTGGGCTTTGGACCGTCTCCGGTTGCCGAAATGAATCAGTAGTAATTTCTATCTTGTATTCGCTGGAGTCGTCTTCACTCTGAGCAATGCTCGCGTACACATCGAAGCCGGGAGTTATGATGGAGAAACCGTCGCCGGAGCGGTTGGCCTTGAGTTCTGAATAGAGGTACTTGAGATTCGTGTGTAATCCCGGATAGATTTGATCGAACAGGTTATTCATGTCTTCAGACGCGATGCCCACAACGAATGCTTGCGAGGCCGGTGTGACACTGGGGAACACTTTGTGTTTGCCCTTCAAGAATCCCGACAAGGACTTCACGGAGCCTGTGGTGATTCCACGAAGTTCCACGTGGTCGGCGATCCGCTCGACCCCAGTTGGGCCCACTGCTCGGGCTCGAATGATATTCCCAAGATCGGCGACAATGAAGTCTTTGTTGAAGTCCATAAAGGCCCTTGGCAATTGAGTGGCAGTGCCTCTCCGCGTATCTCGGATGACCTCCGGCACGCGTATGGCCAAGTACTCTTGCAGATCCTGGGCATATAGAAGTTCATTCTCGCGAAGGATGGCAGGGATGTCTCCCGATATCGCTTCCAAGAGGCAGCTTGTCCAATAGCCATGCCGAGCAGCAACGTATGGAAAGGAGCGCTCATCGCTACTGCAGGAGGCAAATATAACTACGGCTCGGGCGTCTCTGTCGTACATCCTTAACTCCTCGGCCGAGAAAGTGCCAGTCGGGGAGCGAGTAGACGAAAGAAGCTCCAACCCACTGTGACAGGCGTCAACAAAAAGCATTGCTTTTTGAGCTCGCAACGAAGTTATTCGTCGGAAAATGTCTTCCAGTTCTATGGTCGAATCGTCGAGACGTTCAAGGTAAGTGTCAATGGCAGAGAGCCTGTTCCTGTCTTTTACTCGGAACCCGTGACCGGCATAGTAGAGAACAACTACGTCTCGTTCGCCCACTCTTCCCACGAGATCGTCCAGTTCTACGCGGATGCGAGTTAGGGTGGTCACGTCGCTTAGAAGGACTCTGGCATCGACTTCGTGTCCCATGTTGGCCCACGCGCTGGCGAAATCGGTTGCATCGTTTTCAGCGAAGTCCACTGTCGAGAGGCTGGCGTCGTGATATTTCTCGATTCCAAATGCGCGTACGTAGATCATGGAGGATGTCCTGCCCTGGTGCTCTCCAATCTTCCTCGAATGAACCTATTTATGACGGCTCGGTTCCCTGCTGGGCACACCGAAGGCTTCGCGTGTGACTCTGTAGCCCAGCCCGTAGCCCAAGAGAGCCCTGCTAAGTGAGGCGCAACCAGGGCCTATGCCCGGGTTTCTACGTAGTTTCAGACTCAGTCAGGTAGACGGTTCCTTTCCCGCGCACCACTTGGACTCAGGTTCATTTCAACCCAGACCAAGTACCAATACCAGGAACTCTGTTCGGCAAAATGCGAACCCTTAGAAGTGTCGATAGGACGTCTACAACGGGACTGTTCGAAGTCTGAGCGAATTCCCGATCACAGACACCGAGCTTAGGCTCATTGCCAAAGCGGCGATCATGGGACTCAACAGGAGCCCCGTGAACGGATAGAGCAGCCCCGCGGCGATCGGGACTCCGAGTACGTTGTACACGAACGCGAAGAACAGGTTCTGGCGGATGTTGCGCATGACCGCCTGACTCAGCCTTCTGGCGCGGACAATGCCGCTGAGGTCGCCCTTGACGAGCGTGATCGAAGCGCTCTCGATCGCCACGTCGGTTCCCGTCCCCATCGCGATGCCGACTTGGGCCTGCGAAAGCGCCGGCGCGTCGTTGATGCCGTCGCCCGCCATGGCGACGAACTTGCCTTCGCTCTGTAGCCTCTGGATTACCTCCCGCTTTCGCTCCGGCAAGACTTCGGCCTCGACATCGTCGATCCCTAGTTCTTTGGCGACCGCAGCCGCCGTGGTCTTGCTATCGCCGGTCAGCATGACCACGTGAAGGCCCTCGTCCCGAAGAGCTTTCAAGGCGGCAGGTGTAGTCCCTTTGATAGGATCGGCGATACCGATCAACCCGACCAAGTCCGTGCCCTTGACGACGTACACGACGGTCTGGGCTTGGGCCCTCATCGCTTCCGCTCGTGCCGCAGCCTCCTCCTCCTCGACACCGAGTTCCACAAGAAGGGCGCGGTTGCCCAAGCCCGCCTTGTCGCCTCCTATTGTGCCGGTGACGCCCTTGCCGGTGACCGAAGCAAAGTCAGCGACGGTCTCAGCAGCCACCGCCCGCTCCTTCGCGGATGCCAAAATGGCTTGAGCCAGCGGGTGCTCGCTACCAGCTTCGAGCCCGGCGGCAATGTTGAGGACGCTCGCTTCGTCTCCAATGAGCGCCACGACGCTGACGACCTTCGGGCGTCCTTCCGTCAGAGTGCCCGTCTTGTCCACGACCAGGGTGTCCACCTTCTCGAACGTCTCGAGAGCTTCAGCACTCTTGATGAGGACGCCCGCATGCGCTCCCCTTCCTGTCCCGACCATGATGGACATCGGGGTGGCCAATCCTAGAGCACAAGGGCAGGCGATGATGAGGACGGCGACCGAGTTGATCACGGCATAGGCCATGGCCGGAGCCGGGCCGAAGGCTGCCCAGACAATGAAGGTGACGACGGCGATCAGGATCACGGCGGGCACAAAGTAGCCCGCGACCAAGTCGGCGAGGCGCTGGATCGGGGCGCGGCTACGTTGGGCCTCGCTCACCATCTTGACGATCTGGGCCAGCAGCGTCTCGGAGCCAACGCGCTCCGCTTTCATCAGGAACGAGCCTGTGCCGTTCACCGTCGCGCCCGTCACCTTCGAACCCGCCTCCTTCTGCACGGGCATGGGCTCGCCGGTCACCATGGACTCGTCGACAGAACTGGTTCCTTCGGTGACCACTCCGTCGACCGGGATCTTTTCGCCGGGCCTCACCCGCAACACGTCGCCCACGGCGACTTGCTCCAGGGGAATGTCGGTCTCTTCGCCGTTCCGGACGACGCGCGCCGTCTTTGGCGCAAGTCCAAGGAGCATCTTGATCGCGGAGCTCGTCTGGCTCCGAGCCTTCAGCTCAAGCACTTGGCCAAGCAAGACCAATGTCGTGATGACCGCTGCCGCCTCGAAGTAGAGGTCGACTCCTCCCATCGCGTTTCTGAAGGACGCGGGGAAAATGGCCGGAGCGAGAACGCCCACGACGCTGTAGAGCCAGGCGACCCCCGTCCCCATCGCGATCAAGGTGAACATGTTGGGGCTGCGGTGGACGACGGACGCCCAAGCGCGCTGAAAGAACGGCCAGCCGCCCCAGAGCACGACCGGCGTCGCCAGAGCAAACTCTGCCCAGCCGAGAACTCCATGGGGAATCCATCGAGAGACGTCCTGTCCGAACAAATGGGGCATGACGGCAAGAAGCAGGGGCAACGTGAGGGCGCTGCTGACCCAGAACCGGCTCGACATGTCGACGAGCTCGGGATCCGGGCCCTCCTCGAGGGTCACGGTCTGAGGCTCAAGCGCCATTCCACAGATAGGGCACGTACCTGGCTCGTCCCGGACGATCTGTGGGTGCACCGGGCAGACGTACTTCGTGACCGTCTTCGGCGCGACCGGGTGCTCGGGCTCCAGGGCCATGCCGCACTTGGGACACGAGCCAGTCCCCTTCTGGCGCACTTCGGGGTGCATCGGACAGACGTACCACACGTCCGCGCTTCCCACCGCCTGCGTTGCAGGCTGCTTCTGCAGGTATTTGTCAGGATCGCTCTTGAACCGCTCCAAACACCCTTGGCTGCAGAAGTAGTACGTCTGCCCGTTGTGCACGGCCCTCCCGGCCGCCTCCTCCGGCGTGACCGTCATACCGCACACGGGGTCGGTTTCCTGCCTCATACCAGCGGGGGTATTCATCGCACCAGCTTCCTGAAGACCTCGTCCAGCTCGTCCAGGACTTCGTCCCTGGACATCGCTTTCGTGGCTTTGTGCGCCCCTTCTGTACCATGGCCGACGATGCAGTTCTTGACGTGTTGCGACGCGAGGGCGACCGAGACTTGACCCAATGCAGAACTCACGGCCGAGATCTGGTTGAGGATGTCGCAGCAATAGGCGTCCTCTTCAAGGAGCCTTCGGACACCGCGCACCTGCCCCTCAATGCGGGCGAGGCGCCGGTCGATCGCTTTCCGTTCGTTGGCGTGCATGTCCTCACAATACCCACGAGGGTATACGGCGACAAGGACTACCTGCGGGCTCGGAGAGCCATCGGCATTTCGTGCTTCATCTGCGAAGGCCGGACGCGAACGAACACGCCAAGGCTGACGGGGTTCTTTCCGTAGAAGGGATCAAGCTCTGAGGGGAAGGCGAACAGCCCGACGAAGCCGCCAATACCGACGTCGTAGCCGCCGCTGCTCGCGAAGTCGCGGGTCAGGCCGAGCACCAGTTTGTTGATCGTATGCGTTCCGGGAGGAACGCCGACGAGTTCATCCTTCTCGACCCGCTCGAAACGGCCGAAGTACGAGGTCGGCCCTTGGAAGTACGTCGCTTCAAGACCGACCGCCGACGTCTTTCCGTCGGGCTTGATGTTCTGGCCAAAGAATGCGGTCGCGGAGAAGTTGTCGCCGTTCGGCATGGGCCGGGAGAACATCGCGCTCGCGGTCAAGCGGTGCTGATCGACCCCAGGCTCCAGCGCTTCCGGCTCCTTGAGGAAACCGTACGAAAGCTGCAGCGACCACTCTTTGGTGGGGTTGAACGTCACCCGGCCTGACGCCGAGTTCAGCCGGATCGGATCGAAGTCGAAGCGGTCTTCGTCAGGCTCCCTGTCATTGAACCATGACCCTTCGACCTGGAGCTTGTCGCCGAGGATCACGCCACCAGTGAGGACGCCGAAGGAGATGTGGGTCGAGTCGAACCAGTGATGGCTGATTGGCGCCTCCGGGTTCTCCATCCCGCTGGGCCGGTGGAGGTACATCGGGCCACCCAGGGCCGGTTCACCGACCGGGCCGCCGTACAGAAAGAAGCGAGCGTTCTCACCAATGGGATGACTGTAGGACGCCGTCAGTTCAGCGAACAGGTCGTGCGGGTGCTGGCGGTCTTGCAACGGCTTTCCGTTCTCGGTCTCTCCCGTTTGGAACAGGTTTGGATACCCTTTCTTGCCGTTAAAGGCGGCGTCCAGAGAGAACATGCCTTGGAGCCCGAAGATTCCTCCGCCGACCTCCCGGCGGCCCATCACCATGACCATCGAAGTGCTGAAGAACTGCGAATCGCCGCGCTTGCCCCCAGCGTCGGTGTAGTTCGCGCTCGCCATGCCCATGAGGCTCACGTCGAATCCCCCCCAGCGTCCCAGGGCCTTCATGAACATCGGCGAGCTTTCCGGCATCCAGCTTGTGCCTGAGCCCTCCTTGGACATCATCCAGTCGCCGAGCTTGCCCTTCATCGAGTCCATGCCGTGATCCAACGGCATGCCCGGCATGTGGTGCTCGTGCTGCTGGGCAGGTTCAGCCTTGTGCCCCTCGTGCTGTGTCTTTGGGGGAGTCTGGTGTTCCTTGCCCTGATGCTGGTGCTCTTGAGCGACCGGCACTAGACCGACCGCCCTTAGAGCCATGGCCAGCCCAAGGGCGGCCGAGGTCGTCTCACACATTGTTCGCTCCCTTGGTTCAGGCGGCAGCCGACCTTCTACACTGCACTGCGCACTCGCGACAGGTTTGGGCGCACTTTCGGGTGACGTCGTGGTCGTACTTTTCGCACTCGGCCGCACACCGGTCGCAGACCTGCGCACAGGACGCACAGTCCGCGTTGGAGCCGCCTCGCATGGTCTGGATCGTTCTGTCGCAGGTGTCCGCGCACTGGTCGCAGATTCGCGCGCACTCCTCCATGCCGGACATGCCGGTCATCTGGCGACATTCCGTCGCGCACGTTCGGCACTCCGCGGCGCAGCGGGTGCAAGTGTCAATGCATCGGTCGAGTTCTTGGGCTACTGCCATGTCCTTCTCCAGTCCGAGCAAACACTCGGCACGCACCTACAATGACTCCCGAAACACTGGGCTGGTGCCAAGCCGCCGCTACTTGGGAGGAACTGCTTGCGGACGGACGAGCGTCACTCCGCCGCGAGCGTCAGTAACTGCTGCTCTCGCTCTGACAGCTGCGGTGCTTCCTTGTCGCTGCGCATGCGGATCCTTCTAGGGTCAGGCTACCCACCAATTGGTACGGGCCAGCCTATCCATGGCCGTGAGTCTTGCGGACAGTCTTCGCTTTGGGAGTCTTGACGTAGGGTTTGGAGGCGTACTTGGCCGAGTTCTTCTTGAACGCCGCCGGGCAACTGTTGCAACAGAAGAAGTAGCGGTTGCCTTTGTAGTCGGCGTACAATGTGCCTCTTGGTCGCCCTGTCCATGTCCACCTTGTCACCGGTGACCGGGCACGCGATGACGTGCTTTGCGTTCTTGGAGACTCCGTGGCCCAACTGAGCCATGACGAAGCAAGATGCGGCCAGGCACGCGAGGACAGCCAGTGGCCTGGATCTCACTTCACCACCACCTTGCCCTTGTACATGCCCATCGGACAAGCAAAGGCAACGTCGCCAGCTTTGTCGGGCTTGAACTTGAAGACGACCGTCTGACCTTCTTTCAACGTTTGTTTCATCTTGAGAGACTTGAACTGGACGGTCGAGCCGCAGCCCATGTGCTTGCCGCCCTTGAAGGTGATGGCGACGGGCTTGCCCTTCTTCACTGCAATGGTGGAAGGTGCGTACTTCCCGTCCGCCACGGTGACCGTAATAGTCTGGACACCCTTGACCTCCTTGGCGGGAGTCGGCGGTTGCGGATGATGAGCCTCGTGCTGAAGCGCGAGGGCGAGCGACGAGGCCGCGAGAGTCGCGGCGAGGAGGAGCATTGGTCTTGCTTTCATGATGTTTGAGTGGAAACGTCGGGGCCCCCTAACGTGGAGACATTGGATTCGGCATCGGGGTCGACTGGCCAGTGCCAGTCCCGGTTGAGAAACGTCTTGTTCAGCCACCGGACAAAGTCGTCCACATAGGTGTGCATGATCGGGATGTCAAAGAGCGAGAGCACCGTGCCACTGATCAGACCGCCGACGACTGCCATCGCCAACGGCTGATAGGCATCAAGGCCCGTCTTGGGCGCCAAGGCCACTGGCAGCATGACAAGCAACGTGATTCCTGCCGTCATGAGGATCGGCCGAAGTCGGTCTGGGCAGGCTCTCCGGATCGCTTGGTCGCGAGGCATACCTCGGTCGCGGTACTTCATGATCAGGTCGATCATCAGCACGGCCGTCGTGAGGTCCATTCCGGTGAGCACGATGACGCCCAGGATGCTCACCGTCGAGAAAGCTTGATGGGCGAGCCAGAGGGCGACGAAGACGCCAGCCAGCTCCAGTGGCAGCGAAGCCAGCATTTGCAGCGGCTGCAAGAACCCTCTGAACTGGACGACAAGCACCAGGTACATCATCACTAGCGCCAATCCGAGGCCGCTCAGCAGTCGCCTGAAGCTGTCCATCATCTGAGTCATGTCGCCGCGCATTTCGATGCCATAGCCCGGCGGAAAGTTGACGGGCTCGATTCCCAGCTTCTTGTTCCCGCTGTACGCGTTCGCGACGAGGTTCATCACCACGTCCATGCTGGGAAGGTCGCCAAGTCGGTAGTAACCGGTCACCCCAATGACTCTTCGAAGCCCGTCGTGTTCGATCGCAGTAGGCGCGGTAGTGGGTTCGATGTTCGCGACGGACTTCAGCAAAACCTGCTTTCCACTTGGAGTTGCCAGGTAGAGGTTTTCGAGGTCTTGCGACGTCTTTCGCGACCCGCCCTCGTAGCGGACGAGGATCGTGTTCTGTCGAAGGTTGGGAAGACGGTAGAACTCGTTCGTCAGGCCCCCTCGTGTGGCGTAGTACGCCTGCTGGGCAATCTGGTCAGGGCTTAGACCCACTTCCTGAGCACGTTGTAGATCCACGTTGATGCGGTAGTCGGGAACACCCATAGCCCATGTCCGGCCCGGTTGGTAAAGCTCTGGCATCTTCTCGCCCACCGCCAGCACTTCACGCCCTAGCCGGTCGAGCTCTACCAGGTCGGAACCATAGATGTTCACGTGGATCGGAGCTGCCGCGGTGGCCATGACGTCCGATCCCATCTCCTTGATCTGGAACCGGCGGACACCGGGAACCGTGCCGAGCGCCTCTCTCTGGATCGAGTCGATGACTTTGAAGATGCTGTTCCGGCGATCGCCCTTGTCACTGAAAGTGAGCATCATCGCAGCTCCGTTCACGGCCGGCATCTGATATCCGGTGAAGAACGGAGACCACGTCTCGAACATCGATTCAGATCCCAGCTCGATGCTCGCCTTTTGAACTTCCGGATGCTTTCGAATGATGTTTTCGACCTGCTTCACCGCGGCCTCGGTGCCCGCGAACGACGTGCCCGGCTGCATCTCGAGGAAGGCAGAAGCCTGCCCCGTGTCAGCGAGCGGCATCATCTCCGATCCAATGAAGTAGTAGAAGGAGAAGCCCAGGATGAGCGTGGCGAGAACGCGGGTGAAGTTCGCGAACCTGTGCTTCAGCAGCCAGTCGATGAGGCGGGCATAGCTGCTCTCCAACTGGTCCAGGAAGGCTTGGAACGGGTCCAGCACTCTATAGAGCAAGCGCGCAACCGGGCGCTTCCGTTCTTCGGCCCGCACGGCCTCCGGCCGCAGGAGCTTGGAGGCCAGCAGGGCAGTCAGGGTGAACGAGACGAACATCGATGCGAGCAACCCGAAGATCAGCGGCCAGACCAGTTCGACGAACATGAGGCCGACGATGCCGCCCGAGAAGATGAGCGGCAAAAGGGCTAGGACGATCATTAGGGTTGAAGCGATGACCGCTACACGGACCTCCGCGATGCCGTCGACCGTGGCCTCCTTGGCGGTCTTCCCCATGCGCAGGTGTCTCTCGACGGCGTGAATGTCGATGATCGAGTCGTCGACGAGGCGACCGATGCTCAGAAGCAGCCCGATGAGTGTGCCGCTGTTGAAGGTCATGCCGAACGGCACCATCATGAGGACGGCCATGGCGAGCGACGTCGGTAACGTGACCATGGCGATCAGCGTTCCGCGCCACTCCCCGAGAAAGAAAAGGACGGCAAGGCCCGTCAAGAGGACGGCAATACCAAGCTCGTGCCACACGTTGTCGAAGAGGATGTCGACGAAGTGGGCGTTGTCGTAGGCGACATCAAAGTGCAGGCCAGGATTCTCGCTTTCCAGTGTCTTGACGACCTGCATCACCGCGGGAACGACCAGGGCGGAGCTTGCTCCCGGATTCTGGATGACGCTGACTGAGACAGACTCGTGGGCCACGCCACTCTTGTTGTCGAGATAGTGGTAGCCGCTTCGGCGCTCCCAGTGTGAGTCTTCGACACGGGCAACGTCTCGGACGTAGACGACCCGGGGGGAGCCGGCGGCGGTCGTTGCGGTACCCGTTGCCGGAACAGGCGGGGAAGCTCCCATGCCCATGCCGCCGACACCGACTGAAGGGGCGGCTTCGGTCTGCTTCCCGGCATCGTTGACCGTCGCCAGTGGATACCCCAAGATGTCGTCCGGGCCCTGCACCCTTGTCGCTACGCGCACGATGCCCTCCCGTCCGACGTCGGTGATCGTCCCACCGCTCGTGCTCACGTTCGCGCGGTCAATGGCGTTCCGCACGTCGAGTATTGAGAGCTTGTAGGCGGCCAACTTGTCCCGATCGACGATG
Coding sequences:
- a CDS encoding HAD family phosphatase translates to MNDTRLGIAFDFDGTLVDTEVAEVDAWKTVEEIYHAIGVAETVREAIVFGPQHHAPELALEVAIRSGQPHHVVYDTYRRALYNHPIVSEKRVRPVAIDLLQACIRKNSSRVLCSGAPYGWIGPFLRDLNLREMFDEVITRDTWPPNYGKADIYADLKSRLQKSGCTLFLAFEDSPRGISDAFEGGWTPIHLPNGLITEADLRRITVPIGVLENGLGYTTSELGVTLSN
- a CDS encoding caspase family protein, which encodes MIYVRAFGIEKYHDASLSTVDFAENDATDFASAWANMGHEVDARVLLSDVTTLTRIRVELDDLVGRVGERDVVVLYYAGHGFRVKDRNRLSAIDTYLERLDDSTIELEDIFRRITSLRAQKAMLFVDACHSGLELLSSTRSPTGTFSAEELRMYDRDARAVVIFASCSSDERSFPYVAARHGYWTSCLLEAISGDIPAILRENELLYAQDLQEYLAIRVPEVIRDTRRGTATQLPRAFMDFNKDFIVADLGNIIRARAVGPTGVERIADHVELRGITTGSVKSLSGFLKGKHKVFPSVTPASQAFVVGIASEDMNNLFDQIYPGLHTNLKYLYSELKANRSGDGFSIITPGFDVYASIAQSEDDSSEYKIEITTDSFRQPETVQSPGFLALFEGYLDTIVVHLPTKHDLNTTLKRLEASPLRDTVRHNHGLDISFELVDLGLEVILTSETLEFRSARGPYLKRLISNVPNALASLQSSHTGISLPLSG
- a CDS encoding heavy metal translocating P-type ATPase yields the protein MNTPAGMRQETDPVCGMTVTPEEAAGRAVHNGQTYYFCSQGCLERFKSDPDKYLQKQPATQAVGSADVWYVCPMHPEVRQKGTGSCPKCGMALEPEHPVAPKTVTKYVCPVHPQIVRDEPGTCPICGMALEPQTVTLEEGPDPELVDMSSRFWVSSALTLPLLLAVMPHLFGQDVSRWIPHGVLGWAEFALATPVVLWGGWPFFQRAWASVVHRSPNMFTLIAMGTGVAWLYSVVGVLAPAIFPASFRNAMGGVDLYFEAAAVITTLVLLGQVLELKARSQTSSAIKMLLGLAPKTARVVRNGEETDIPLEQVAVGDVLRVRPGEKIPVDGVVTEGTSSVDESMVTGEPMPVQKEAGSKVTGATVNGTGSFLMKAERVGSETLLAQIVKMVSEAQRSRAPIQRLADLVAGYFVPAVILIAVVTFIVWAAFGPAPAMAYAVINSVAVLIIACPCALGLATPMSIMVGTGRGAHAGVLIKSAEALETFEKVDTLVVDKTGTLTEGRPKVVSVVALIGDEASVLNIAAGLEAGSEHPLAQAILASAKERAVAAETVADFASVTGKGVTGTIGGDKAGLGNRALLVELGVEEEEAAARAEAMRAQAQTVVYVVKGTDLVGLIGIADPIKGTTPAALKALRDEGLHVVMLTGDSKTTAAAVAKELGIDDVEAEVLPERKREVIQRLQSEGKFVAMAGDGINDAPALSQAQVGIAMGTGTDVAIESASITLVKGDLSGIVRARRLSQAVMRNIRQNLFFAFVYNVLGVPIAAGLLYPFTGLLLSPMIAALAMSLSSVSVIGNSLRLRTVPL
- a CDS encoding metal-sensitive transcriptional regulator translates to MHANERKAIDRRLARIEGQVRGVRRLLEEDAYCCDILNQISAVSSALGQVSVALASQHVKNCIVGHGTEGAHKATKAMSRDEVLDELDEVFRKLVR
- a CDS encoding TRASH domain-containing protein, with protein sequence MYADYKGNRYFFCCNSCPAAFKKNSAKYASKPYVKTPKAKTVRKTHGHG
- a CDS encoding cupredoxin domain-containing protein, with protein sequence MKARPMLLLAATLAASSLALALQHEAHHPQPPTPAKEVKGVQTITVTVADGKYAPSTIAVKKGKPVAITFKGGKHMGCGSTVQFKSLKMKQTLKEGQTVVFKFKPDKAGDVAFACPMGMYKGKVVVK
- a CDS encoding efflux RND transporter permease subunit, with protein sequence MKRIQSGLNRIPQWSIEHPYAVVAFFVAMIALAGMSIGRMPRRFAPYVESPMVGVVTMMPGLSSQEMELYISKPIEEQLINVKGVRYVRSTSQDGFSIVTLEFPYGTNMQRAVTDIQSLMNVVQSSLPATGANLKPSWVVPIDPLNLPILTLSLRGDAAQSWTMEKVRQFADNTAINRLKTVHDVYSVVPFGGYRRQLQVIVDRDKLAAYKLSILDVRNAIDRANVSTSGGTITDVGREGIVRVATRVQGPDDILGYPLATVNDAGKQTEAAPSVGVGGMGMGASPPVPATGTATTAAGSPRVVYVRDVARVEDSHWERRSGYHYLDNKSGVAHESVSVSVIQNPGASSALVVPAVMQVVKTLESENPGLHFDVAYDNAHFVDILFDNVWHELGIAVLLTGLAVLFFLGEWRGTLIAMVTLPTSLAMAVLMMVPFGMTFNSGTLIGLLLSIGRLVDDSIIDIHAVERHLRMGKTAKEATVDGIAEVRVAVIASTLMIVLALLPLIFSGGIVGLMFVELVWPLIFGLLASMFVSFTLTALLASKLLRPEAVRAEERKRPVARLLYRVLDPFQAFLDQLESSYARLIDWLLKHRFANFTRVLATLILGFSFYYFIGSEMMPLADTGQASAFLEMQPGTSFAGTEAAVKQVENIIRKHPEVQKASIELGSESMFETWSPFFTGYQMPAVNGAAMMLTFSDKGDRRNSIFKVIDSIQREALGTVPGVRRFQIKEMGSDVMATAAAPIHVNIYGSDLVELDRLGREVLAVGEKMPELYQPGRTWAMGVPDYRINVDLQRAQEVGLSPDQIAQQAYYATRGGLTNEFYRLPNLRQNTILVRYEGGSRKTSQDLENLYLATPSGKQVLLKSVANIEPTTAPTAIEHDGLRRVIGVTGYYRLGDLPSMDVVMNLVANAYSGNKKLGIEPVNFPPGYGIEMRGDMTQMMDSFRRLLSGLGLALVMMYLVLVVQFRGFLQPLQMLASLPLELAGVFVALWLAHQAFSTVSILGVIVLTGMDLTTAVLMIDLIMKYRDRGMPRDQAIRRACPDRLRPILMTAGITLLVMLPVALAPKTGLDAYQPLAMAVVGGLISGTVLSLFDIPIMHTYVDDFVRWLNKTFLNRDWHWPVDPDAESNVSTLGGPDVSTQTS